A region of the Brassica oleracea var. oleracea cultivar TO1000 unplaced genomic scaffold, BOL UnpScaffold01552, whole genome shotgun sequence genome:
tacaaatgattacaaaattatataagcagaaagtctcatttaataagtattaatattaaaagatatatattattttaaattaaactatataccatataaaaatacataaatattttaattttgaaatttactttcaaaattttttttgatgaaagttttgaacaaatattgacaactttatttttaaaaaaattaaaaattactaaactATTAATCTCAGcaagaaaattttgttattaataatttaatgtttttcctataacagatacaaatgataaaaaaaattatatgagtagaaatatcatttaatagatattaatattaaaaataaactatatatatgttgatatcatttaaatttagttatatacaatatcaaatagaaaaaaaatattgtttggattaataaatttatttatatgttcacactaatttaattatatatgtcatcgttactgatttttttaatttttcaatatatatttattattttatgatatgaaaaaacatataatatataaaataatttatgtatataatgttcataccgcgcaaggcgcagatcttaacctagtattaaattaaatatattggtTGTTCTAATTATTAAGTataatgttaatttattatcGTATTTTAATATAGGTTTACTATTTTCGTAACATGCACGTTTAGTCAGAGACAAGAAAATCCATAGCAAGCAAAGAAAGATCCAGCCCACGTGTGAATTTAAGGTTTAAACATCATAAAAGAAACGATGAGAAAAACTTTTCCATATCAAACTATTCATGAAAATTAATGTACTTATATATAGCTTATTGTTCTCAAACAATTTGCTTTATGTTGAACCCTAGAAAAACATAGTGGTAAATACGGGATGAGCTCTTCAATGATTGCAAAGGGAAAACATTGCATTAATTTAGGTTAACATATGCAAACAAAGACACAAGTTTAAGAcacaacaagaaacaaaaaaaaaaaaacaagaaacatgaccaaaacaacaaaaactagaaaaatgAAACGAGAACGCAaagacacaacaacaacaactttaTTCCAAGacacattaattttattattcgaCGGCTAGCTGCTTCATTAGGCATCGTCCGCACCACCAGACTTGCTGTTCTCTCCTTCACAGGTCTTCATCTCATCCTCTTTATCAGATGGATCCTTGATCCACTTATCCATCAAATAGACACTTCCCCCCTGTATCATTGGGAATCCAGGTGCCATTGGGATCTCACCACAAAGAGTTCGGAACTTCTTAATTGCATATGACTTTAACTTCTCAGTCTCGGTTTGAGAAAGGTCATCAAGCATTCTACCATTTTGGATCTGGAGCATGAGATGATCCATCTCCAACTCCTCGACAGCCAACTTCAGTTTTGGTGTTTCCATGGCTGTCGCTTTTAGTTCTATCTTTTATTTGTGATGTTGAAATATAGTCATGCActtgtaatcttatatatacagATATTTGAGAGGAAGAGTCAAGAACACAAAATGGACAACATTAGGAATGTATTCAATTACCA
Encoded here:
- the LOC106321401 gene encoding uncharacterized protein LOC106321401 is translated as METPKLKLAVEELEMDHLMLQIQNGRMLDDLSQTETEKLKSYAIKKFRTLCGEIPMAPGFPMIQGGSVYLMDKWIKDPSDKEDEMKTCEGENSKSGGADDA